TGGTGATGGGCCGCGGCTCCTCCCGCAGCGTGTCGGAGGGCGAGATGTACCAGCTGGTGGCGGACAACAGCGATGTGTTCAAGCAGATCTCCCCCACGGTCACCATGAGCGGCTCGGTGAAGATCGGCAGCAGCACTCTTTCCGCCACCTCCGTCACCGGCGTCAGCGAGGATTACTTCTCCATGAAGGGGTATGAGGTCGCCCAGGGCCGGGGGCTCCAGTACACGGACATGACCGGCCGGAAAAAGGTCTGCATCGTCGGGCAGTATCTGAATCAGGTCTATTACGGCGGGAATGCCGTGGGTCAGACGCTGCGGATCAATGGCAACTCGTTTACCATCGTAGGTGTTATGGGAATGGAGGGCACAGAGCTGGAAGAGGGCGGCACGGACGACTGCGTGTTCCTCCCCTACTCCACCGCCGCCCGCCTCAGCTTCACCGGCACCATCTCCAGTTACACCATCACTGTCCAGGACACGGACCAGATCTCCCAGGCCAAAACCACCCTGGAGAACGCCCTCTATGAGATTTTTGAGGACGACGATGCCTATACCGTGGGCAGCATGGCGGAGATGGTGGAGGAGATGAACTCCATGGTGAACATGGTGATCTACATTCTGGCGGGCATCGCTGCCATCTCTCTGGTGGTGGGCGGCATCGGCATCATGAACATCATGCTGGTGTCGGTTACGGAGCGGACCAGAGAGATCGGCATCCGCAAGGCGCTTGGGGCCCGGGAGGGCGCCATCATGCGCCAGTTCGTCATCGAGGCGGCTACCACCTCCTCTCTGGGCGGCGTACTGGGGATCGCCCTGGGCTTCGGCCTATCCGCGGCGGCCACGGTGGTCATCGCCAATGTCATGCCGGACACCCCCATCACCGTCAGCCCCAGCATTGCGGCGATCCTGGTGGCCTTCGGTGTCTCCGCGGGCATCGGCATCGCCTTCGGATACCTCCCCGCCAAAAAGGCCGCGGTGCTGAACCCCATCGATGCGCTGCGGTATGATTGAGACGCCATCCGCATCCGCCCTTCCCGGCGGCGGGTCCCCATCCGGGGACCCGCCGCCGTTTTTCTTGTCAGTCGGGCCCGGCCGTGGTACAATGGCCGCGAAACAACCGGTCTTCCGGCCGGAGAGAGGTTCTGCGAAAAGAGGAGACTGCCATGAGGGAGATCAGAAAGAAGCGTGCGGTGGCTGTGGAAGTCCGCCGGGAGAGGAAGTGGTTGATGCAGTAAAAAGGAAACAGGAGGAGACATCATGAATCAGACCATCCGCGGCATGGGGCTTCCGGACCCCGACGCGGTTTTTCCAAACGAATACGGCACATCCTGCTATATCAAAAATGTGGTGACGGCCCCGAACATCCAGATCGGGGATTACACCTACTACGACGATCCGGTGGACCCTGCGGGGTTTGAACAGAACAACGTCCTGTTCAACTATCCGGAGTTCGGGGACCGGCTCATTATCGGCAAGTTCTGCTCCATCGCCGCCGGGACCCAGTTCATCATGGGCCCGGCCAACCACCGGACCAGCAGCGTCAGCACCTACCCCTTCCAGGTGTTCGGCGGGGCATGGGCTGACCAAGCGCCGCCTCACCTGGGCCAGTTGCCCCGAAAGGGGGACATCATGGTGGGCAACGACGTGTGGATCGGCCGGGAGAGCGTGATCCTGCCGGGGGTCCACATCGGCGACGGCGCCATCATTGCGGCCCGCTCCGTAGTGGCGAAGGATGTGCCCGCCTATACCGTGGCGGGCGGCAATCCGGTCCGCGTGCTGAAGCAGCGGTTCCCAGAGGATCTGGTCCAGTTGCTCCTGGCATGGCGGTGGTGGGACCTGCCCCCGGCGGAGTTGGCGGAGGCCGTGCCGCTGCTGTGCGACCCGGATCTGGACGCGGTGCGGACGGACCTGCGCCGTCGCCTGGGAATGGCGGAGTGAGTGGCTGTATGCAAAAAAGTCCCGGCCCTTTTTAGGGCCGGGACTTCTGCTTTTTTATGAAGCGCCGTCTTTCTTGGGCTCGATCAGATAAGACGGCAGGCTCCGCTGGCAGCCGTTTTTCTCATAAAACGCTTCCGCCCCGGCTGGGCGCCGAAATACAGCAGCGTGGGGGTATGGGCCGCAGCCAGCCGCAGCAGCCGGCTTCCGATGCCCTGCCGCTGATATGCCGGCAACACCAGCAGCTCCGTGATGGTGCCGAAAAAGCAGCCGTCTGTGAGGACTCGCAGGCAGCCCGCCAGCTGGCCGCCGTCCCAGGCAGTGAAGTTCATCGTTTTTGACAGCGCGGCGCGGGTCTGCTCCAGATTGTACGCTCCCGGCCAGACCTGCTGGACAAAGTCGAGGAAGGTCTCTCCGGAAAGGCTCCGGTCGTCCACACGATACTCCATGGCAGCATCCTCCAATCCCGTCACGCCTCCGCCATCTCCCGCATCAGGGCGATCTCCCGGGCATAGCCGGGCAGGTCGTTGGGGGTCTCCAGACAGAAGGGAAGATCCTTCAGCGCCGGGTGGCGGACGATCCGCCCCAGCGCCTCCAGACCGATGGTCCCCTCCCCCAGACAGGCGTGGCGGTCCTTGCGGCTGCCGGGGGGATTCTTGCTGTCGTTCAAATGAATCGCCTTCAGCCGCCAGAGGCCGATGATGCTGTCAAATTCTGTCAGCACGCCGTCCAGGTCGTGGACGATGTCGTATCCTCCGTCGGACACGTGGCAGGTGTCCAGGCAGACGCCCACCTTGCCGGAGAGCTCCACCCGGTCCAGAATGGCCCGCAGCTCCTCAAAACGGCCGCCTACTTCGCTGCCCTTGCCTGCCATGGTCTCCAGCAGAACGGTGGTGGCCTGATCGGGCCGCAGGATGGCGTTGAGTCCGTCGGCAATGAGAGCGATGCCGGTCTCGCTTCCCTGCCCCACATGGCTGCCGGGATGGAAGTTGTAATACTGTCCTGGCACATGCTCCAGCCTAGCCAGGTCGTCCGCCATGGTCTCCCGGGCGAATATCCGGTTCTTCTCCTCCGCGCCGCAGAGGTTCAAAGTATAGGGAGCGTGGGCGACAATGGGGCCAAAGCCGTGCCGGGCCAGCAGGTCCCGCAGGGCTGCAGCGTCCGCCGGGTCCAGGTCCTTGGCCCGGCTGCCCCTGGGATTGCGGGTGAAAAATTGAAAGGTGTTGGCCCCCAGCTCCAGCGCCTGGCGGCCCATGGCCGCAAAGCCCTTGGAGGAGGACAGATGGCAGCCGATATACAGCATGGCCGCGCCTCCTTCTCTCGGTCTGTACTGCTCTGCATCCGCCGGAAGGCGGAAGGAGATTATATTTTATCATACCACATGGACACTGCCTATGCACGGGCAAAAGCAACAAAAAGCGGGGTCTGCCGGCCGAAACCGGTGACCCCGCTGAGACACTGCCGGACGCTGGTAAAGCGGCGGCCCCGTCCGGCGGGGGCCTTATATGTTTCGGGAGAGCGGATCGGCTTCATCGTCTGTGATGAAAAGTTCCTCCGCCTTCTGCTGCGCATCGATCAGCCGGGCCTGGAGCCGGCGCAGGGATTCCTCCGCATCGGTGATGGCGTTGAAGAGCAACAGATATTCCTTGGAGACCTTCTGCATTTGGTATTCATCCTTTCTAAACCGCCACAAGATCTGGGGACTGCCCTTATCATACACAAAGGCCGGGCGAAATTCTGTCTGAATCTGTCGAGATACCCAAGGTTTTGCAAAAAATTCAAAAACCAACACAAAATAGCAGGAATTTCCGAAAAAACGAAAAAAATCCAGGGCCTTTTGCCGGAAAAAATGGAAATGGCAAAAAAAAGCGGTCCGCGTCAGGCGCGGACCGCTCCGGAATTCAAGTCAGGTTTCGGGCTGCTCCAGCTCCCGCAGGCCGGCGATGTCACCCACCGGCAGGGAGAACACCAGGGACTGAGCGGCGCTCTGGATGCCCGCCTTGGCCATGATGGCCTTCATAATGGGCTTCTTCGCCTCGCTCCGGGCCAGGATGAAGACCATCTCCTGCTCCGACGCGATGGACACGCCGAAAAACTTCCGCACCAGGTCTGTGCCGGTGCCCTTGGCGTGGATCACCGTGCCGCCGGTGGCGCCTGCCTCCCGGGCGGCGTCCATCACCAGGTCGGTGGACCCCTGGTTGGCAATGACCACGATCAGATCGTGGGCAATCTCCCGTTCCATAGCAGTTTCTCCCTCCTGTTCATGCAGCAGATATTCCTTGGCGGTGGATCCGCCGATGCTGTTCACCGGCACAGTCATCAAAACGCCCTGGCCGGGCACATCCAGCCACAGGTCACGGGCCGCCTGGCGCACCAGCCGGGGGACCGGGGGGACACGCAGAACAGCACGGCCTTCTCCGTGGCCTCCAGGCCCAGAAAGTCCAGCACCTCCGTGGTGGCGGTGCCCTGACCCAGAGCTGTCAGCACCAGCGAGATCCCGTGGGTCCGGAACCAGGCGGCGAACTGCTCTGCCCGGCTGCGGTCAGTGATGGTGATGAACAAATCGACGCCCTGCATGGCGGTCTCTCCTCTCTTTACGATGTCGGACGGACTGCTCACAGCTCGATGATCTCCTCGTCCACCGGGGCGGGAGGCGTCTCCTGAGCGGCTCTCTTCATCTTGAGCTGATACAAAAGGCCCAGCATCTGGATGGTCAGCAGCGGCGTCATAGCCACCATAGCCACCACGCCGAAGGCGTCCGTCACCACATTGCCGCCCAAGGCCTCGCAGGCGCCCTGAGCAAAGGGCAGCAGGAAGGTGGCCGTCATAGGCCCGGAGGCCACGCCGCCGGAGTCAAAGGCAATGGCAGTAAAGATCTTGGGGACGAAAAAGGACATGACAATGGCGGCCAGATACCCCGGCACCACCAGCCAGAAAATGGAAATCCCGGTCATCACCCGCATCATGGCCAGACCGATGGAAACCGCCACGCCGATGGAGAGGCTGGTGCTCATGGCCTTGCCGGGAATGGCGCCGGAGGTGATCTCCTCCACCTGCTTGTTCAGAACATGGACCGCAGGCTCCGCCTGGACGATGAACCAGCCCATCAGCATTCCGATGGGAATCAGGATCCAGTTGAAGGACAGGCCGGCGATCTGGCGGCTGAGGTAGCTGGCCGCCGGCATGAAGCCCACGTTGGCGCCCGTAAGAAACAGGACCAAACCCACATAAGTATACAGGATGCCGATGACAATTTTCAATACTTTTTTCTTCTTTAATTTCAGGGAAACCGCCTGAAAAACGGCGAAGAACAGTGCGATGGGGGCCAGACACACCGCCACTTCGCTGAGATACGCCGGAAGTTCCACCTGAAACAGGTGCCACAGAGCCCGGCTGTCTGTCACGGAGGGGATTTCCACCGGGGTGTAGACGCCCGCGCCCGGGTAGATCAGGGCCAGCACCATCACCGCCAGGATGGGGCCGACAGAACAGAGAGCCACCAAGCCGAAGCTGTCCTGGGCGGCATTCTCGTCGCTGCGGATGGAGGCCACGCCCACGCCCAGGGCCATGATAAAGGGCACGGTCATGGGACCCGTGGTGACGCCGCCGGAGTCGAAGGCGATGGCCAGGAAGTCCTCCGGTACAAAGAGGGCCAGCGCAAACACGAGGATGTAGAACACGATCAGCATCCGGTTCAGGGGAATGCGGAACAGGATGCGCAGCATGGCGATCACCAGAAAAACGCCCACGCCCACGGCCACAGCGCCCACCAGCGTGGCGTTGGGCACACCGGGCACCTGCTGGGCCAGCACCTGGAGATCCGGCTCCGACACGGTGACGATGACGCCGATCAGAAAGCCGACAGCCGCCACAACCCAGAGCTTTCTGGAGCGGGTCATGGCGGCGCCCACCCGTTCTCCGATGGGGGTCATGGCGGTGTCAGCGCCCAGGGAAAACAGGCCGATGCCCAGAATCACCATCACCGCGCCGATCAGAAAGGCCAGCAGCGTCTCGGTGGGGATGGGCGCAACAGTAAAGCTGAGGATCAGCACGATCACCGTAATGGGGACCACGGAGGCCAAGGCTTCCCGGAGCTTTTCCCAGAGGATGGTTTTATTCCGCCCCAATCGTTCCTGCCATTGCTCTCGTCTCTTCCACGGCAATCTCATCACCTCTCCAAAATTCATACAATTTATATAGATATGATTATAATAACATAAATAGGCCGCCCACAGTGACGAAAAAGCAGAAATTTACAAAATCTTTATAAGCGGAGCGGTGATTCCCTTTTTTCCCGAACTGTGCTATGCTGTACCATATCACCTTCACAGGAGTGCGCAGGATGAAGAAGAGTCCTTACGACAGAGAGCGGTTTTTTGAAAAATACAGCCAGATGGACCGCTCCCGCCTGGGACTGGCGGGCGCCGGGGAGTGGGAGTCCTTGGAGCCCCTGCTGCCGGACTTCGCCGGGAAGCGGGTGCTGGATCTGGGCTGCGGCTACGGCTGGCACTGCATCTATGCGGCGGAACACGGCGCGGCGGCTGTCACCGGCGTGGACCTGTCGGAGAAAATGCTGGCCGTGGCCCGGGAAAAGACCACGGCTCCGCAGGTGACCTATATCCGGGGGGATATGGCGGAGACCCCATTCCCGCCGGAGAGCTTTGACGTGGTCCTCAGTTCCCTGGCCATCCACTATCTGCCTTCCTTTACAGACTTTTTGGAGCGGGTGCGGCAGTGCCTGTCACCCGGCGGCGACTTTGTCTTCTCTGTGGAGCACCCCATTTTCACTGCTGCCGGTCCCCAGGAGTGGTACTACGGCCCGGACGGCACCCCCCTCCACTTCCCTGTGGACCGGTATTTCGAGGAGGGACGGCGCACCGCCCGCTTTCTGGGGGAGGATGTGACCAAGTACCACCGCACCCTCACCACCTATCTGGACGGCCTGCTTACCGGCGGATTCCAGCTGCTGCGGGTGGTGGAGCCTCAGCCGCCGGCGCGGATGCTGGGCCAGCCGGGAATGCGGGACGAGCTCCGCCGCCCCATGATGCTGCTGGTCTCCGCCCGGAAGCGGACGGCGTGGCCGCACGGAAAACCGGGGCGGCGCGACGGCCCCGGATGAAAAACTGCTGGAAGATCATGAATACACAGAAAGGAAGGACTGCTCCATGAAAACAGGTCTGGTGCTGGAGGGCGGCGCGCTGCGGACGATCTTCTCCTCCGGCGTGTGCGACGCTTTTTTGAACGAGAAACTGCCCATGCCGGACTACACCATCGGCGTCTCGGCCGGGATTGCCTACGGCGTCAGCTACCTCTCCCGGCAGAAGCGGCGGAATCTCCAGCTGCTGATGCACTACGCCAATGACCGGCGGTACATGGGCTGGGGGAATTTCTTTGATCCCCGGAATCGCAGCTACTTCGGGCTGAAGTTCGCCTACGACACCATCCCCAACGAGCTGGTGCCCTTTGATTACGACACCTTCGAGGCGTATCCCGGTCAGGTGGAGGCGGTGGTCACCAACCTGCAGACCGGCCGGGCCGAGTACCGGGAGGTCCCCCGGCGGGACGCCAGCTTCCTCCTGCTCCAGGCCACATGCGCCATGCCCGTGCTGTTCCAGCCCATCCGGCTGGATGACGGCGCCCCCTATCTGGACGGGGGCTGCTCCGACGCCATTCCCTGGAAGCGGGCGCTGGCGGTGGGCTGCGACCGGGTGGTGGTTGTCCTGACCCGGGAGCGGAGCTATCGGAAGGAGCCGGAGCAGCTGATGCCCCTGTTCCGGCGGGTGTACCGCAAATACCCCGTCTTTCTGGAAGGACTGCGGACCCGGGCGGAGCGCTATAACCAATGCCGGGAGGAGCTGTTTGCTCTGGAGCAGGAGGGCCGGGTGTTGGTGATCGCGCCGGCGAACACCCGGGGCTTCTCCCGCACGGAGCGGGACCGGCAGAAGATCCTGGCCCTGTGGCAGGACGGCTTCTTCGCCGGCCGCCGGGCTGCGGAGGCGGTGCGGGACTTCTGGACGCGGGAGACACCTTCCGCTGGGACACCGGAATAGCAGCAGACCGCCGCCCATCTTTCAGTGGGCGGCGGTTTCCTCTTGGCGGAAGTGGTTTTGCACAAGAAATCCGTACTGCTTTTTGCGTTTTACCATATTTTTACGCAAATTTTACAAAATCTTAGAAATCCTCTTTCCAGCGTGCCGCTTTGCATATATAATGTTGGAGCGCAGTATACATGACAGAATCGGACCGGCCGTGCCAGACGGTCTGGAATACTGGGAAAGGAAAGCGCAGTTATGGACATTTTCTCCGTCTTTACCCTCTGCGGCGGCCTGGCGTTCTTCTTGTACGGCATGACCGTCATGTCCAAGAGCCTGGAAAAGATGGCCGGCGGCAAGCTGGAGCGGATGCTCAAGCGCATGACCTCCAGCCCCTTCAAGAGCTTGCTGCTGGGGGCGGGCATCACCATCGCCATCCAGTCCTCCTCCGCCATGACGGTGATGCTGGTGGGCCTGGTGAACTCCGGCGTCATGGAGTTGAGACAGACCATCGGCATCATCATGGGCTCCAACATCGGCACCACCCTGACGGCGTGGATTCTGTCTCTCACCGGCATCGAGAGTGAGAACGTCTTTGTGAACCTGCTGAAGCCGGAGAACTTCTCTCCCCTGATCGCTCTGGCGGGTATCCTGCTGATCATGGGCTCCAAGCGCCAGCGGCGCCGGGACGTGGGGCGCATCATGATGGGCTTTGCCATTTTGATGTACGGCATGGAGCTGATGAGCGGCGCCGTCAGCCCTCTGGCGGAGATGCCCCAGTTTGCCGGGCTGCTCACCGCCTTTGAAAATCCCCTGCTGGGTGTGTTGGTGGGCGCGGTGTTCACCGGGATTATCCAGTCATCCGCTGCCTCTGTCGCCATTCTGCAGGCCCTGGCCATGACCGGCTCCATCACCTACGGCATGGCCATCCCCATCATTATGGGGCAGAACATCGGCACCTGCGTCACCGCCCTCATCAGCTCCATCGGCGTCAACCGCAACGCCAAGCGAGTGGCGGTGGTCCACATCTCCTTCAACGTCATCGGCACCGCCGTGTGCCTGATCCTCTTCTACGGCGGCGACATGATCCTCCACTTCACCTTCCTGAATCAGGCCGTGGGGGCCGTGGGCATCGCCTTCTGCCACACCGCCTTTAACGTGTTCACCACGATCCTACTCCTGCCCTTCTCCCGCCAGCTGGAAAAGCTGGCGCGGAGACTGGTGCGGACCGAGGACACCCGCGAGAGCTTCGCCTTCCTGGATCCCCTGCTGCTGCGGACCCCCGGCGCGGCAGTCAGCGAAAGCGTCGCCATGGCAGGCCGCATGGGACAAGCCGCCCGGGAGAACATCTGCCTGGCGACGGACCAGCTCTCCCAGTACAGCCGGGAGCGGGAGACCCAGATCCTGCAGAACGAGGACAAGCTGGACATTTACGAGGACCGGCTCAGCAGCTACCTGGTGGAGATCTCCCAGCACGGGCTGTCCATGCAGGATATGCGCACGGTTTCCCGCTTGCTCCACGCCATCGGGGACTTCGAGCGGATCGGCGACCATGCCGTGAACATCCAGGAGTCCGCCCAGGAGCTCCACGACAAGGAGCTCCGGTTCTCTGACAGCGCCCGGGAAGAGCTGCAGGTGCTGCTCTCCGCGCTGGATGACATCCTGGACCTGACCATCCGCAGCTTCCAGGCAGCGGACATGGAGACCGCCCGCCGGGTGGAACCCCTGGAGGAGACCATCGACCAGCTGATTGAGGAGATCCGAAGCCGCCATATCCAGCGGCTCCAGGCGGGCCAGTGCACCATCCAGCTGGGCTTTGTGCTCAGCGACCTGCTGACCAACATCGAGCGGGCGTCCGATCACTGCTCCAACATCGCCGTCAGCGTCATTGAGGAGTGCTCCGGCGGCCCCGGCCGCCACGCCTATCTGCAGGAGGTGAAGGCCGGCGGCGCCTTCGGCGAGGACCTGCGGCGCGACCGGAAGAAATACCATCTCCCCGAGGCATGACGGAAAGCGGACAGGCTCTGTGTCTACCAGACGCAGGGCCTGTTTTTTATCATTCAGGTATAGCCGTCCCCTGTCGGAGGGAAAATACCCCTATCTCACCGAAAACAGGAGGAATCCGTATGTCTGTGGATCTGAAGAACAGCGAGACCCTGAAAAACCTCATGCGGGCCTTTGCGGGCGAAAGCCAGGCCCGGAACCGCTACACCTTTGCCGCCTCCGTCTGCCGCCAGCAGAAGCTGCATGTGGTGGAGGCGGTGTTCCGCTTCACTGCGGACCAGGAGAAGGAGCACGCGGAGATTTTTTACAACCACATGAAAGAGCTGGCGGGCCAGACCGTGGCCATCGACGGCACCTATCCCGTGGACCTGACGAACGATGTGAAGGAGCTGCTCCGCAAGGCGCAGCACAACGAGTATGAGGAGCACGACCCGGTATACAAGACCTTCGGCGACGTGGCCCAGCAGGAGGGCTTTTCCGCTGTGGCGGCTTCCTTCCACAAGATCGCAGAGATCGAGCAGGCCCATGGCAACCGCTTCGGCAGGCTGGCGGATCTGCTGGAACAGGGAAAGCTGTTTGTCTCCGATGTCCAGTGCGCCTGGATGTGCCTGAACTGCGGTTATATCTTTGAGGGGGCGGCAGCCCCCAAGGTCTGCCCTGTGTGCCAGCACGACCAGGGCTTTTTCGTGCGGCTGGAGATGGCACCCTTCGGGGACGCGGTGCTGAAAAAGTGAATCAGGCTCCCAAGGCGGGGAGGCCGGAAAAGCGGCCTCCCCGCCCTCTTGCAGTCGGATCTGAATATTCACTCTTTTATTCATCTGCAATATACATCGATGCTGGAAATATTCACAAATTTTCGGCTGTTTTTCCGGGATTGAACCGGATAAAATAGAGCACTCCACCAACAGGGGCAAATAAATATTCATTTTTGCACGAAAATCTATTGACAAGAGGGAGGGAACGTGATAAGGTAAGGCATGTTCCGGCGGGAGGTGCTTCCTCCCTTGGAAATTCAGAGAAAACCGCCCCGCGACCGCGGGAGCATGAAAAAGGGAGATTGCGATACCATGAAGAAGTTTCTTGCATTGATTCTGACGCTGGCCATGGCGCTGTCCGTCACGGCCTGCGGCGGCAGCGACGACACTGCGGATGACACCGCCGACGGCGAGGGCTCCGGCACGGAGGAGACTGCGGATTACGCCTCCATGACTGACGACGAGCTGAAGGCCGCCATCACCACTGTGGAGGGCGGGAAGCTCACCGTCGCCACCAGCCCGGACTTCGCCCCCTATGAGTTCTACGCCATTGATGAGAACGGCGATCCCCAGCTGGCTGGCTTTGATATGGACCTGGCCCAGTATATCGCCGACTACCTGGGCCTGTCCCTGGAGATCGTTCCCATGGACTTTGACGGCACCATCATGGAGCTGCAGAACGGCAATGTGGACTTGGGCATGGCCGGGTACTCCCCCGATCCCAAGCGTGCCGACAGCATGGACTTCTCTGACATTTACATCACCGGCGGCCAGTCTTTCGTGTGCGTGGAGTCCAACAAAGACCTGTTCACCTCTTTGGAGGATGCCAACAATGCCGACTATCAGATCGGCGCTCAGGTGGGTTCTATCCAGGCGGATCTGGCGCATGAGAACACCCCGGACGCTGATATCATCGAGCTCGCTAAGGTGCCCGATATCATCGCCGAGCTGGTGACCGGCAAGCTGGACGGCGCCTTTATCGAGACCATGGTGGCCGAGAGCTATGCCACCCAGTATCCCGAGCTGTGTCTGGTGCTGGAGGTCCCCTATGACGCCGAAGGCTCTGTGGTGGGCGTCACCAAGGGCAACGCCGCCCTGCTGGAGGGTGTGAACCGTGCCATCGCCGCCGCCAAGGAGGATGGCTCCTTCGATCAGTATGTGCTTACGGCCAACGAGCTGGCTTCTGGCGACATCATCGAGGGCCTGGTGGACGAAAACGGCGAGGCCGTTCAGTAAGCTTGTAAAACTTTCAATTCCTCCCTGCGGCTGCGCAGGGAGGAATTGGCCGCTTTCTCATATATTTTGGTAAAGATAGAAGGAGGAACCGCCCGTGTTTACAGCCGCCGGTTTCGAAAGAACTTGGGAGTACATAGACCTTTTCAAAGAGGGCCTGATTTGTACCGTCTCCCTCTCCCTGCTGACCGTGATTTTCGGTTTTGTCCTGGCACTGCTCCTGGCCATCATGCGGCTGTCCAATGTGCGGCCGTTTCGCTTTCTGGGTCTGACCAAGGACGGCCATCTCCGGGAACAGGGCGTGCTGATGGTCCTCAGCAGATTTAACCCCCTCAGCTTCATCGCCACGGTTTACGTGGAAGTCTTCCGTGCCACCCCTATGCTAGTTCAGCTTTTCATGATCTATTATGTGGTGTTCGGAGATATTGATCTGCCCTCTTTCAAGATCTTTGGAACCATTCGCTTTGAACGGTTCCTCCCGGGCGTGATTGCCCTGTCCCTGAACTCCGGGGCCTATCTTTCCGAGATCATCCGCTCCGGTATCCAGTCCATCGACGGCGGTCAGACGGAGGCGGCACGGTCCCTGGGACTCAGCCAGGTGCAGAACATGCGATTCGTGATTCTGCCGCAGGCTATCAAGAATATCCTGCCTGCCATCGCCAACGAGTTCGTCACCATTATCAAGGAGTCTTCTATCTGCTATACCATCGGCGTTCAGGAGATCATGTACGCGGTTTCCTCCATCAAAGGTGCGACCTACCGCATTGCGGAACCGCTTGTGGTGGCCGCCTGTGTCTACTTCTGCCTGACGTTCCCCACCAGCAAGATCATCGCTTACTTCGAAAGGAGAATGAGCCGTGGCGACCGGAGATAAGCTGATCCAAGTCAAGGACCTGAAGAAATACTACAACCGGGGCGCCATCAAGGCCCTGGACGGCGTCACGGTGGACATTGACCGGGGCGACGTGATGGTGGTCATCGGCCCCTCTGGGTCCGGCAAGTCCACGTTCCTCCGCAGCCTGAACCTGCTGGAGGAGCCCACCGGCGGCTCCATCATCTTCAATGGGGTGGATATCACAAAAAAGAAGATAAAAAATGCGGAGGGCAAAACGGTAAAGGTGGACATCGACCAGCACCGCCAGAAGATGGGCATGGTGTTCCAGCACTTCAACCTGTTCCCTCACATGACCATCATGGACAACATGACTCTAGCCCCCATCCAGGTGAAGCACATGGACCGGGGCGAGGCGGAGAAAAAGGCCCTGGCCCTGTTGGACCGAGTAGGCCTGCAGGACCGTGCCCGCGCCTATCCCATCCAGCTCTCCGGCGGCCAGAAGCAGCGGATTGCCATTGTCCGGGCATTGATGATGGAGCCGGAGGTTATGCTCTTTGACGAGCCCACCTCCGCCCTGGACCCGGAGATGGTGGGCGAGGTGCTGGAGGTCATGAAGGAGCTGGCCCAGGAGGGCATGACTATGGTGGTGGTCACCCACGAGATGGGCTTTGCCCGGGAGGTGGGCAGCCGGGTCCTCTTCATGGCAGACGGCAAGCTGCTGGAGGAGGGCTCCCCCGCCGACATTTTCGGAAATCCCCAGCACCCCCGGCTCCAGGACTTTCTCAGCAAGGTACTGTAAGGCAGCCTGAGCCCAGTGCCGCCCGCTGGGCGGCGGGACCGGGCAACTGCGGGGCGCGCACATCTGTGCGCGCCCTTTTTAACGGGCCGGGGCATCCGGCGCAGAAAGGAGCATCCCCATGACAGCAGAAAAGCAGGCGGCCGTCGCCGCCATCGAAAAAA
This DNA window, taken from Dysosmobacter welbionis, encodes the following:
- a CDS encoding patatin-like phospholipase family protein → MKTGLVLEGGALRTIFSSGVCDAFLNEKLPMPDYTIGVSAGIAYGVSYLSRQKRRNLQLLMHYANDRRYMGWGNFFDPRNRSYFGLKFAYDTIPNELVPFDYDTFEAYPGQVEAVVTNLQTGRAEYREVPRRDASFLLLQATCAMPVLFQPIRLDDGAPYLDGGCSDAIPWKRALAVGCDRVVVVLTRERSYRKEPEQLMPLFRRVYRKYPVFLEGLRTRAERYNQCREELFALEQEGRVLVIAPANTRGFSRTERDRQKILALWQDGFFAGRRAAEAVRDFWTRETPSAGTPE
- a CDS encoding Na/Pi cotransporter family protein, whose amino-acid sequence is MDIFSVFTLCGGLAFFLYGMTVMSKSLEKMAGGKLERMLKRMTSSPFKSLLLGAGITIAIQSSSAMTVMLVGLVNSGVMELRQTIGIIMGSNIGTTLTAWILSLTGIESENVFVNLLKPENFSPLIALAGILLIMGSKRQRRRDVGRIMMGFAILMYGMELMSGAVSPLAEMPQFAGLLTAFENPLLGVLVGAVFTGIIQSSAASVAILQALAMTGSITYGMAIPIIMGQNIGTCVTALISSIGVNRNAKRVAVVHISFNVIGTAVCLILFYGGDMILHFTFLNQAVGAVGIAFCHTAFNVFTTILLLPFSRQLEKLARRLVRTEDTRESFAFLDPLLLRTPGAAVSESVAMAGRMGQAARENICLATDQLSQYSRERETQILQNEDKLDIYEDRLSSYLVEISQHGLSMQDMRTVSRLLHAIGDFERIGDHAVNIQESAQELHDKELRFSDSAREELQVLLSALDDILDLTIRSFQAADMETARRVEPLEETIDQLIEEIRSRHIQRLQAGQCTIQLGFVLSDLLTNIERASDHCSNIAVSVIEECSGGPGRHAYLQEVKAGGAFGEDLRRDRKKYHLPEA
- the rbr gene encoding rubrerythrin, encoding MSVDLKNSETLKNLMRAFAGESQARNRYTFAASVCRQQKLHVVEAVFRFTADQEKEHAEIFYNHMKELAGQTVAIDGTYPVDLTNDVKELLRKAQHNEYEEHDPVYKTFGDVAQQEGFSAVAASFHKIAEIEQAHGNRFGRLADLLEQGKLFVSDVQCAWMCLNCGYIFEGAAAPKVCPVCQHDQGFFVRLEMAPFGDAVLKK
- a CDS encoding transporter substrate-binding domain-containing protein, which gives rise to MKKFLALILTLAMALSVTACGGSDDTADDTADGEGSGTEETADYASMTDDELKAAITTVEGGKLTVATSPDFAPYEFYAIDENGDPQLAGFDMDLAQYIADYLGLSLEIVPMDFDGTIMELQNGNVDLGMAGYSPDPKRADSMDFSDIYITGGQSFVCVESNKDLFTSLEDANNADYQIGAQVGSIQADLAHENTPDADIIELAKVPDIIAELVTGKLDGAFIETMVAESYATQYPELCLVLEVPYDAEGSVVGVTKGNAALLEGVNRAIAAAKEDGSFDQYVLTANELASGDIIEGLVDENGEAVQ
- a CDS encoding amino acid ABC transporter permease, producing MFTAAGFERTWEYIDLFKEGLICTVSLSLLTVIFGFVLALLLAIMRLSNVRPFRFLGLTKDGHLREQGVLMVLSRFNPLSFIATVYVEVFRATPMLVQLFMIYYVVFGDIDLPSFKIFGTIRFERFLPGVIALSLNSGAYLSEIIRSGIQSIDGGQTEAARSLGLSQVQNMRFVILPQAIKNILPAIANEFVTIIKESSICYTIGVQEIMYAVSSIKGATYRIAEPLVVAACVYFCLTFPTSKIIAYFERRMSRGDRR
- a CDS encoding amino acid ABC transporter ATP-binding protein, which encodes MIQVKDLKKYYNRGAIKALDGVTVDIDRGDVMVVIGPSGSGKSTFLRSLNLLEEPTGGSIIFNGVDITKKKIKNAEGKTVKVDIDQHRQKMGMVFQHFNLFPHMTIMDNMTLAPIQVKHMDRGEAEKKALALLDRVGLQDRARAYPIQLSGGQKQRIAIVRALMMEPEVMLFDEPTSALDPEMVGEVLEVMKELAQEGMTMVVVTHEMGFAREVGSRVLFMADGKLLEEGSPADIFGNPQHPRLQDFLSKVL